The following are encoded together in the Pedobacter steynii genome:
- a CDS encoding SusC/RagA family TonB-linked outer membrane protein has protein sequence MKTKILLFSLLISFILSIESYAQNGSKITGKVADAAGAPMPGVSIKVKGTQMGTVTDGKGNFSFAALEPSSVLQFSFIGYDAQEIKLAGKTQLNIVLTETENNLNQVVVVGYGTVKKKDLTGSISSIGKESLNLGGVTSNVAQAIQGRASGVQVSQASAAPGGTTIIRIRGGNSIKSTNEPLYVVDGFISDYGKDIAPGDIEDIQILKDASATAIYGSRGANGVVLITTKRGKTGQSIVELEGYYGTQRIKTKPELMNATDFKAIANAKAIEQGNPPEYTAADLNSNVNTDWFDLATRNAGVQNYNLSIRGGNEGTKISISGNYFSQLGALKKTDYDRYSGRFNIDHKVNNRLTVGANAYGARASAQYKTYDGNIVPSNVLYGLMLTSPAIPAYNANGTYGVRNGKDNPLAWLLEPTNERFNNKLTANIFGDLKIIEPLTLHVSGGTEFSATKEGTYLPTTLLPGNKVGGQAAVNEFNTTRNLMESYLTFKKTFGGIHSLTALAGFSYQFDTYERHYTQVQKFSTDKYLYHRLDAGTERIASLSYKDEAIMYSYFGRVNYSLKDRYLATFTLRQDVSSKFGPNNRAGLFPSGSLAWKVSDEDFMKDNKVFSSLKVRTGYGVTGNDRIDNYAYMATFGPTNVTLDDGGHSAGGLVATRLANPDLKWESNAQFNAGLDMGFLKDRLNVTIDYYKKTTKDLLLDLPIEQINGFNSQLVNGGSLQNQGVELSISSKNISNDDLSWNTTLNIAYNKQKALDLNGRPSIISQTANPDGSVPAADFTKLAVGRELSELFGYEYIGVIKTGEVYAPQPGSKAGDPKYADLDGNGIVNSADRKVLGHAYPRFVLGFSNDFTYKNFDLGIFFQGALGSNLFNMNRLLLETYTGTDALNRWTPQNENTDIPRNGYFTSKYGNYINSRFVENSSYLKLKNLTIGYSLPTAKIGVLKGISKARVYFTAQDLFTITKYTGSDPEVSTNDSGNSNLRAGLDFNAYPAFRSYTLGLKVNF, from the coding sequence ATGAAAACAAAAATTCTACTATTTTCACTACTGATCTCTTTCATTTTATCGATTGAAAGTTATGCTCAGAATGGGTCGAAAATTACGGGTAAAGTAGCCGATGCTGCCGGGGCACCAATGCCTGGCGTAAGCATAAAAGTAAAAGGAACGCAGATGGGAACTGTGACTGATGGGAAAGGAAATTTCAGTTTTGCGGCATTGGAGCCATCCAGTGTCCTGCAATTTTCTTTTATCGGTTATGATGCCCAGGAAATTAAACTGGCTGGGAAAACCCAGCTCAATATTGTTTTAACTGAAACAGAAAATAACCTGAACCAGGTCGTGGTTGTAGGTTATGGTACGGTTAAAAAGAAAGACCTGACGGGCTCTATTAGTTCTATTGGTAAAGAAAGCCTGAATCTTGGAGGGGTAACATCGAATGTTGCGCAAGCCATTCAAGGCCGTGCTTCGGGGGTACAGGTTAGTCAGGCCAGTGCTGCACCAGGTGGAACTACGATTATCCGTATCCGCGGCGGTAACTCTATTAAATCAACCAATGAACCTTTATATGTAGTCGATGGATTCATCTCTGATTATGGAAAAGATATCGCTCCGGGTGATATTGAGGATATCCAGATCCTTAAGGATGCTTCTGCAACTGCAATTTATGGTTCCCGTGGAGCAAATGGTGTAGTATTGATTACCACTAAAAGGGGTAAAACAGGTCAGTCTATTGTGGAATTGGAAGGGTATTATGGAACGCAGCGCATCAAAACGAAACCAGAACTGATGAATGCAACTGATTTCAAAGCCATTGCCAATGCAAAAGCCATCGAGCAGGGAAACCCGCCTGAATATACAGCAGCAGATCTGAACAGCAATGTCAATACTGATTGGTTTGACCTTGCTACACGTAATGCAGGCGTACAAAATTATAACCTCAGCATCAGAGGGGGGAATGAAGGCACTAAAATTTCCATCTCAGGAAACTATTTTTCCCAGTTGGGAGCTTTGAAAAAAACAGATTATGACCGCTATTCAGGTCGTTTTAATATTGATCATAAGGTAAATAACAGGTTAACAGTAGGTGCTAATGCTTACGGTGCGCGTGCTTCTGCTCAGTATAAAACTTATGATGGGAATATCGTGCCTTCAAATGTACTCTACGGGCTTATGCTTACTTCACCAGCTATTCCTGCTTATAATGCAAATGGTACATACGGGGTTAGAAATGGAAAGGACAATCCTTTAGCCTGGTTATTGGAACCGACTAATGAGCGTTTCAATAATAAACTTACAGCCAATATATTTGGTGATCTGAAAATTATTGAACCCCTTACTTTACATGTTAGCGGAGGTACCGAATTCTCGGCTACTAAAGAAGGAACGTATTTACCTACCACCTTGCTTCCTGGTAATAAAGTGGGCGGGCAGGCTGCGGTAAATGAGTTTAATACCACCAGGAACCTGATGGAATCGTACTTAACGTTCAAAAAGACTTTTGGAGGAATTCATTCCTTAACTGCATTGGCTGGTTTTTCTTACCAGTTTGATACTTACGAAAGACATTATACTCAGGTGCAGAAATTTTCAACAGATAAGTATTTATACCACAGATTAGATGCAGGTACCGAAAGGATTGCTTCCCTGAGTTATAAGGATGAGGCCATTATGTACTCTTATTTTGGACGTGTAAACTATAGCCTGAAAGACCGGTACCTGGCTACATTTACTTTACGTCAGGATGTTTCCTCAAAGTTTGGTCCTAATAACCGTGCCGGGCTTTTCCCTTCAGGATCATTGGCATGGAAAGTCAGCGATGAAGATTTTATGAAGGATAATAAGGTATTCTCGAGCTTGAAAGTCAGAACTGGTTATGGAGTGACAGGTAATGACAGGATCGATAATTATGCTTACATGGCCACTTTTGGTCCAACCAATGTGACGCTGGATGATGGGGGGCATAGTGCTGGTGGATTAGTGGCTACACGTTTGGCTAACCCTGACCTGAAATGGGAAAGTAATGCGCAGTTTAATGCAGGTCTGGACATGGGCTTTTTGAAAGACCGCTTAAACGTAACTATAGATTATTATAAAAAAACGACGAAGGATTTATTATTGGATCTGCCTATTGAACAAATCAATGGGTTTAATAGCCAGTTGGTTAATGGTGGCTCCTTGCAAAACCAAGGGGTTGAACTTTCCATCAGCAGCAAAAACATTTCAAATGATGACTTAAGCTGGAACACTACCTTAAATATAGCCTATAATAAACAGAAGGCTTTGGATTTAAATGGAAGACCATCTATCATTAGCCAAACTGCAAATCCTGACGGTTCCGTACCGGCGGCTGATTTTACCAAGCTGGCTGTAGGTAGAGAGCTGAGTGAACTTTTTGGTTATGAGTATATTGGAGTGATTAAAACGGGCGAGGTATATGCTCCACAGCCGGGTTCTAAAGCTGGTGATCCGAAATATGCAGATCTGGATGGCAATGGAATTGTCAATTCCGCCGACCGTAAAGTATTAGGACATGCATATCCGCGTTTTGTTTTAGGCTTTAGCAACGATTTTACCTATAAAAACTTTGACCTGGGTATATTCTTCCAGGGTGCTTTAGGTTCTAATCTGTTCAATATGAATAGATTGCTATTGGAAACTTACACCGGTACTGATGCCTTAAACCGCTGGACACCACAAAATGAGAATACAGACATTCCAAGAAACGGTTATTTTACTTCCAAATATGGAAATTACATCAACTCCCGTTTTGTAGAGAATTCTTCTTACCTGAAGCTTAAAAATCTGACCATTGGCTATAGTCTGCCAACTGCCAAAATAGGCGTCCTGAAAGGGATCAGTAAAGCAAGAGTTTATTTTACTGCACAGGATCTGTTCACCATTACTAAATACACAGGTTCAGATCCTGAGGTAAGTACCAATGATAGCGGAAACTCTAACTTAAGAGCTGGTTTGGATTTCAATGCGTATCCGGCATTCCGTTCTTACACACTTGGCTTAAAAGTAAACTTCTAA
- a CDS encoding serine hydrolase, whose translation MKKIFTCLFLSCFSVCVLAQQKKTTPDSRLADLDILLNQILKDQKAAGFAVAVVEGDQVIYSKGFGYRDLENKKPVTPNTLFAIGSSSKAFTSALLGLLEKEGKLSLDGKATSYLPQLRFFNDHMNNQITVRDMMCHRTGLSRYDYSWYLFNTPNRDSILQRVKYMEPNAGLREKWQYNNYMFLAQGMIAEKLTGKTWEQNIKEKFFVPLDMQRSNTSIYDMQKDADASLPYGLERDSIIKKMDYYDISGMGPAGSINSSVNEMAHWLQLWIKGGQYQGKEILPPSYIAEAAGAQMVMNEALPGEFKDIYSASYGLGWMISSYRGHYLVEHGGNIDGFSANAAFFPADKIGIVVLSNQNVSAIPGLIRNSIADRIFKLNNIDWNGQQNKKKKEAMEKKKAEKPESGPEQVLNTKPSHPAKSYVGFYQNPIAGAIDVFQRGDSLFAVLGKEQVFLKHYHYDVFECRDMDKKGKIDSAVSTFRINFRSGADGKIEGMNVPLDGKQVMFAFQPKAVALTKEMLQKYVGEYDLNKTVVKVYLKEKSLFVLVPGQPDYETTSLGEHSFKINALKGYSLKFELTGDKVQSLTFKQPNGNFKASRKN comes from the coding sequence ATGAAAAAAATATTTACCTGCCTTTTTCTTTCTTGTTTTAGCGTTTGCGTCCTTGCCCAACAAAAGAAAACTACTCCGGATAGCCGGCTCGCAGATCTGGATATCCTGCTAAATCAAATATTAAAAGATCAGAAAGCCGCTGGTTTTGCAGTAGCAGTAGTAGAGGGAGATCAGGTAATTTATAGCAAAGGATTTGGTTACCGGGACCTGGAAAATAAGAAACCTGTAACTCCAAATACACTTTTTGCGATAGGTTCAAGCTCGAAAGCGTTTACCTCAGCTTTGCTTGGATTACTGGAGAAGGAAGGTAAACTCTCCCTGGATGGTAAGGCAACTTCTTATCTGCCGCAGTTGCGTTTTTTTAATGACCATATGAATAACCAGATTACCGTTCGTGATATGATGTGTCATAGAACGGGACTTTCCCGCTATGATTATTCCTGGTATCTCTTTAACACGCCTAATCGGGATAGCATTCTGCAACGTGTGAAATATATGGAACCCAATGCCGGATTAAGAGAGAAATGGCAGTATAACAATTATATGTTTCTTGCTCAGGGAATGATCGCCGAAAAATTAACAGGAAAAACCTGGGAACAAAATATAAAGGAGAAGTTCTTTGTTCCCCTGGACATGCAGCGATCAAATACCAGTATCTACGACATGCAGAAAGACGCTGACGCTTCTTTACCTTATGGCTTGGAGCGGGATAGCATCATCAAAAAGATGGATTACTATGATATTTCTGGTATGGGCCCGGCGGGATCAATCAACAGTAGTGTAAATGAAATGGCCCATTGGTTACAGCTTTGGATAAAAGGAGGTCAATATCAGGGTAAGGAGATCCTTCCCCCGTCTTATATTGCTGAGGCTGCCGGTGCACAAATGGTCATGAATGAGGCTTTGCCCGGAGAATTTAAAGATATTTACTCCGCTAGCTATGGCCTTGGCTGGATGATCAGCTCTTACCGTGGACATTACCTGGTAGAACATGGTGGAAATATTGATGGCTTTTCGGCCAATGCTGCTTTCTTTCCCGCAGATAAGATTGGAATTGTAGTGCTGAGCAATCAGAATGTTTCTGCCATTCCAGGCCTGATCCGCAACAGCATCGCCGACCGGATCTTTAAGCTGAACAACATCGATTGGAATGGTCAGCAAAACAAAAAGAAAAAAGAGGCTATGGAGAAGAAAAAAGCCGAAAAGCCAGAATCAGGACCGGAGCAGGTCCTAAATACCAAACCTTCGCACCCTGCTAAAAGTTATGTGGGCTTCTACCAAAACCCAATTGCAGGAGCTATTGACGTATTTCAGAGAGGCGATTCCCTGTTTGCAGTATTGGGTAAAGAGCAGGTTTTCCTGAAACATTATCATTATGATGTTTTTGAGTGCAGAGATATGGACAAAAAAGGGAAAATCGATTCTGCAGTAAGCACTTTCAGAATCAATTTTCGCTCCGGGGCCGATGGAAAAATAGAAGGTATGAATGTTCCTCTTGATGGAAAGCAGGTGATGTTCGCCTTTCAACCTAAAGCAGTCGCTTTAACTAAAGAAATGCTTCAAAAATATGTAGGGGAGTATGACCTGAACAAAACTGTGGTTAAAGTCTATCTTAAAGAGAAGAGCCTGTTTGTTCTCGTTCCGGGACAGCCAGATTATGAAACCACTTCTTTAGGGGAGCATTCGTTTAAAATTAATGCCTTAAAAGGATACAGCCTGAAGTTTGAGTTGACCGGTGATAAAGTGCAGTCCCTTACGTTTAAACAGCCAAATGGTAATTTTAAAGCGAGCCGGAAAAATTAA
- a CDS encoding FecR family protein, whose translation MNEAEFKHLIEKYLDGKASDAEQVLLFSFYDELHKDQSDWNPTVMGESEEIERMILGRINVNIDANEVKPVIKRFPWWSVAASILILLNLGLYFFSQQPPAHKVTEQAISRIKAGGDKAFLILANGTRVSLTDADTGKIAEQMGLKISKSADGQLIYTISDTKLSMPTGEPVYNKIETPIGGKYQINLPDGTKVWLNAASSLRYPVIFTGTERRVELTGEGYFEVSKDKHKRFIVSTEGQELSVFGTHFNINAYHDEPAIKTTLLEGSVKVSQTSRTHSAQPALSRFLNPGQQSILSAKTFEVRTVDTESAVDWKNGRFIFNNEDIKSAMRKLSRWYDIKVSYDGNFENIHFGGSFSRTNHLADIVKILEATNEFKFKAEGREVTIVK comes from the coding sequence GTGAACGAAGCTGAATTCAAACATTTAATAGAAAAATACCTGGACGGGAAAGCCAGCGATGCCGAACAGGTATTACTGTTTAGTTTTTATGATGAATTGCATAAGGACCAGTCAGACTGGAATCCGACAGTGATGGGTGAATCAGAAGAAATAGAACGGATGATTTTAGGAAGGATCAATGTGAACATTGATGCAAACGAAGTAAAACCTGTCATCAAAAGGTTCCCTTGGTGGTCTGTTGCCGCTTCCATACTCATCCTGTTAAATCTGGGCCTTTATTTTTTTAGTCAGCAACCACCAGCTCATAAAGTAACCGAACAAGCCATATCAAGGATTAAAGCAGGCGGAGATAAAGCCTTTCTGATCCTTGCCAATGGAACAAGGGTAAGCTTAACCGATGCCGATACCGGAAAAATCGCTGAACAAATGGGTTTAAAAATATCAAAATCTGCAGACGGACAGTTGATTTATACCATTTCAGACACCAAATTATCCATGCCAACCGGCGAACCTGTTTATAATAAAATTGAAACCCCTATTGGCGGAAAATACCAGATTAACCTGCCCGATGGCACAAAGGTATGGCTGAATGCCGCATCATCCTTAAGGTATCCTGTTATTTTTACCGGTACAGAGCGTAGAGTAGAGCTTACCGGGGAAGGTTATTTTGAGGTCTCCAAAGATAAACACAAAAGGTTTATTGTAAGCACAGAAGGTCAGGAATTAAGCGTTTTCGGGACTCATTTTAACATCAATGCCTATCATGATGAACCTGCCATAAAAACAACGTTATTAGAGGGTAGTGTTAAAGTAAGCCAGACCAGCCGAACCCATTCGGCACAACCTGCCCTATCCCGTTTTCTTAATCCCGGACAGCAATCTATATTAAGTGCCAAAACTTTTGAAGTGAGGACAGTAGATACAGAAAGTGCAGTAGACTGGAAAAACGGACGGTTTATATTTAATAATGAAGACATTAAAAGTGCCATGCGCAAACTGTCAAGATGGTATGACATTAAAGTTTCTTATGATGGGAATTTTGAGAACATCCACTTTGGAGGCTCGTTTTCACGGACGAATCACCTGGCTGATATTGTAAAAATTTTAGAAGCTACCAATGAGTTTAAGTTTAAAGCTGAAGGAAGGGAGGTGACGATTGTAAAATAA
- a CDS encoding c-type cytochrome, translating into MIFNFNRAVITASLFITASFGIVFFSCNTAAEQKLTEEPQIIQVDTTKIPDNKFGKAVKYGRSLMLNTAYYIGPNGVKGRFLGNKMNCTNCHQEAGTKLYSFNLMKSHEDYPQYRAREAKILTLAERVNNCVMRPHNGKPLPLDGAEMVALLSYFKWINSFVPKGDPFPGQKNKSIELPTTAASPERGQILYQAHCVRCHGKDGEGLLQKDKLSYQYPPLWGPEGYQPGSSMHRNIKQAQWLKANMPHDKATADKPFLTDKEALDIASFVNSDLIHKRPNPKNFDYPHAEEKAIDYAHKPFVDPFSEEQHRLGPYQPIIDYLNSRGYTPTY; encoded by the coding sequence ATGATATTTAATTTTAATAGGGCTGTTATTACGGCCTCTTTATTCATTACAGCATCTTTTGGTATTGTATTTTTTTCCTGTAATACTGCAGCGGAACAGAAACTAACTGAAGAACCGCAGATCATACAGGTAGACACCACTAAAATTCCCGATAATAAATTTGGAAAGGCCGTTAAATATGGCCGGAGCCTGATGCTCAATACGGCCTATTACATCGGGCCAAATGGGGTTAAAGGCAGGTTTCTGGGAAATAAAATGAATTGTACAAATTGTCATCAGGAGGCGGGAACCAAGCTGTACTCTTTTAACCTGATGAAATCTCATGAAGATTATCCGCAATACAGGGCAAGGGAAGCAAAAATCCTGACATTGGCAGAAAGGGTAAACAATTGTGTGATGCGCCCCCATAACGGAAAACCTCTTCCTCTGGACGGGGCGGAGATGGTAGCTCTTTTATCCTATTTTAAATGGATTAACTCTTTCGTCCCAAAAGGAGATCCTTTCCCCGGACAAAAAAATAAAAGCATTGAATTACCCACCACCGCTGCAAGTCCGGAGCGGGGACAGATACTCTATCAGGCTCATTGTGTCAGGTGTCATGGCAAAGATGGGGAAGGCTTATTGCAAAAAGACAAACTCAGTTACCAGTATCCGCCATTATGGGGACCTGAAGGTTATCAGCCGGGCTCCAGTATGCATAGAAATATCAAGCAGGCACAATGGTTAAAAGCGAATATGCCCCATGATAAGGCTACTGCAGATAAACCTTTCTTAACCGATAAAGAAGCCCTGGATATTGCTTCTTTCGTGAATTCAGACCTGATCCATAAAAGACCAAATCCTAAAAATTTTGACTACCCTCATGCGGAGGAGAAAGCGATAGATTATGCACACAAGCCATTTGTAGACCCTTTTTCTGAAGAACAACACCGGTTGGGCCCATATCAGCCAATCATTGATTACCTGAACAGTAGGGGGTATACACCGACCTATTAA
- a CDS encoding DUF2490 domain-containing protein, with translation MEHFNLISLLKLILLWMGIFSCSFVNAQKSSYNQFWNDFQFVTPVSHNWSNEINLGQVWTSIPGLSNTPFHSNAQLYARIWLHYALKNWKLSVFTGYNHNPELMAVGQKGLPEFRSAVQGLYYFNKEGYTLSGRLRIEDHHKKKESGDFSDNYRIRGQLKFVKPLNAQEVVKGTIYGVMSEELFTQASADVFSQPSFGSNRLMLGCGYALSDDLLIELDYSNDYYFYKNKQSSYHAMQLNFSMYNWIQHLKRL, from the coding sequence GTGGAGCATTTTAATCTGATTAGCTTATTAAAGCTGATTTTACTTTGGATGGGAATCTTTTCTTGTAGTTTTGTAAACGCGCAAAAGAGTTCCTATAATCAATTCTGGAATGATTTTCAGTTTGTTACTCCTGTTTCCCATAATTGGAGCAATGAAATTAACCTTGGTCAGGTTTGGACAAGTATCCCGGGACTAAGCAATACTCCTTTTCACTCAAACGCGCAACTGTATGCCAGAATATGGCTGCATTACGCTTTAAAAAACTGGAAATTATCGGTATTTACAGGTTATAATCATAATCCTGAACTCATGGCAGTCGGACAAAAGGGATTGCCCGAGTTTCGTTCTGCGGTTCAGGGGCTTTATTATTTTAACAAGGAGGGGTACACATTAAGTGGGCGTCTACGGATTGAAGATCATCATAAGAAAAAAGAATCCGGGGATTTTAGTGATAATTACAGGATAAGAGGTCAACTAAAGTTCGTAAAGCCATTAAATGCTCAAGAAGTAGTTAAAGGAACAATCTATGGGGTAATGTCAGAAGAATTATTTACCCAGGCTTCAGCTGACGTTTTTAGTCAGCCTTCATTTGGAAGTAACCGGTTAATGTTAGGTTGCGGCTATGCTTTAAGTGATGATCTTTTAATCGAACTGGATTATTCCAATGATTACTATTTTTATAAGAATAAACAGTCTTCTTATCATGCGATGCAATTAAACTTCAGCATGTATAATTGGATTCAGCACCTTAAGAGACTCTGA
- a CDS encoding RagB/SusD family nutrient uptake outer membrane protein: protein MKRTIFIFSACLIGFTSCKKMAEPKVYSLLTDVNAFETKADAIAAVNGVYARLKQPSGISDSYQYYAGFQMAITDFTTDIGHSFQSGDISLLSDAQWSPTNKYTNFAYQHQYKMISDANNALFYIPRIKTLTAEERNQYFSEIRFLRALGYMDLTDAFGPVILVTEKNVENPDYVTKVAPSSVEDINQFIIADLEFAAANLPVNYKSKTMYPTNDVGRVTKGAALSLLVKLYMREHKWQDALSTIQKVNALNEYDLFPSYKGLFAESNKWCQESIFSALADALNDGTELMNHFGPLNNTEVADRWQYYAASWSFWNSYAPNDERREMFYYDYIGSDKLHYMQAPAGQTTPPAGVYYLPDVATKKYADPSGSKTYYDGHGIPILRYADIIMCHAEALNELNGPTQQSIDLINRVKARSKATLLGPAAGYTKETLRTAILQERGWEFFFECKRRQDLIRTGMYQQVVNNYLQKIGKPANVNIARDKYFSYPQTQTDLNPNLNNAGRQ, encoded by the coding sequence ATGAAACGTACAATATTTATATTTTCAGCTTGTTTAATAGGATTTACCTCCTGTAAAAAGATGGCGGAACCTAAAGTTTACAGCCTTTTAACAGATGTAAATGCCTTCGAAACAAAAGCAGATGCCATTGCTGCAGTAAATGGGGTTTATGCCCGTTTAAAACAGCCAAGTGGGATCAGTGATTCCTACCAGTATTATGCTGGTTTCCAGATGGCAATTACCGATTTTACTACAGATATCGGCCATTCATTTCAGTCGGGAGACATCTCCCTGCTTTCGGATGCGCAATGGTCACCAACCAATAAATACACTAATTTCGCCTATCAGCATCAATATAAAATGATCTCTGACGCGAACAATGCATTGTTTTATATTCCGAGGATCAAAACCCTGACAGCTGAAGAGCGGAACCAGTATTTTTCCGAAATCCGGTTCCTGAGGGCATTGGGCTATATGGACTTAACGGATGCTTTTGGTCCGGTAATTCTGGTAACAGAGAAGAATGTAGAGAATCCTGATTATGTAACCAAGGTAGCGCCCTCAAGTGTAGAAGACATCAATCAGTTCATCATTGCTGACCTGGAATTTGCCGCGGCCAATCTGCCGGTAAATTATAAAAGCAAAACAATGTATCCGACTAACGATGTAGGACGTGTAACCAAAGGTGCTGCGCTTTCTTTACTGGTGAAATTATACATGCGGGAGCACAAATGGCAGGATGCTTTGTCGACCATCCAAAAAGTGAATGCTTTAAACGAGTATGATTTATTCCCTTCTTATAAAGGTTTATTCGCAGAGAGCAACAAATGGTGTCAGGAGTCGATCTTTAGTGCACTTGCAGATGCGCTAAACGATGGTACGGAATTAATGAACCACTTTGGGCCTTTAAACAATACAGAAGTTGCTGATCGTTGGCAGTATTATGCGGCGAGCTGGTCCTTCTGGAATTCTTATGCGCCAAATGACGAGCGTCGTGAGATGTTTTATTACGATTATATTGGCTCTGATAAATTGCATTATATGCAGGCGCCTGCAGGGCAAACTACACCGCCGGCAGGAGTTTATTATCTGCCTGATGTGGCCACCAAAAAATATGCGGATCCTTCAGGTTCCAAAACTTATTATGATGGACATGGTATTCCGATTCTTCGTTATGCGGATATCATCATGTGTCATGCAGAAGCGCTAAATGAATTGAACGGACCTACACAACAAAGTATAGACCTGATCAACAGGGTAAAAGCACGTTCGAAAGCAACTTTACTTGGACCTGCAGCTGGTTATACCAAAGAAACGTTACGTACTGCCATTTTGCAGGAACGTGGATGGGAGTTCTTCTTTGAATGTAAACGCAGACAGGATCTGATCCGCACAGGCATGTATCAGCAGGTGGTAAACAACTACCTTCAAAAGATCGGTAAGCCGGCGAATGTAAACATTGCCAGAGATAAGTATTTTTCTTATCCTCAGACTCAGACGGATTTAAACCCAAATCTGAATAACGCAGGCAGACAGTAA
- a CDS encoding RNA polymerase sigma-70 factor — MHLKKQQRQSDDELLKAIQNDDRSAFESLYYKYWQKLYLSAYHILKDIHAAEDIIQEIFAQLWLKRDQVSIDNLAAYLHTAVRFQVFKAIRDGKARIDLSSQAEEFFDKNSIEDSLHEKELDKRLEESIATLPEKCKEIFILSRKEHLSVKEIAIRLNISPKTVENQITIALRKLRTHMGDLLFWALILLRVIIRH, encoded by the coding sequence ATGCACCTAAAGAAACAACAACGCCAATCTGATGATGAGCTTCTGAAAGCAATTCAAAACGATGATCGTTCTGCTTTCGAGAGTCTCTACTATAAATACTGGCAGAAGCTCTACCTTTCTGCCTACCATATTCTCAAGGATATCCATGCTGCGGAGGATATCATTCAGGAAATCTTTGCACAATTGTGGTTAAAACGAGATCAGGTTTCCATTGATAATTTAGCCGCTTATCTACATACTGCAGTCCGTTTTCAAGTGTTTAAAGCCATCCGTGACGGTAAAGCCAGGATAGATTTATCAAGTCAGGCCGAAGAATTTTTCGACAAAAACAGTATAGAAGATTCCCTTCATGAAAAAGAGCTGGATAAGCGTTTAGAAGAAAGCATTGCAACCTTACCGGAGAAATGCAAGGAAATTTTTATCCTGAGCCGTAAGGAGCACCTAAGTGTTAAAGAAATTGCAATACGCCTTAACATCTCTCCGAAAACCGTAGAAAATCAAATCACCATTGCATTAAGAAAGCTTCGCACCCATATGGGTGATCTTTTATTCTGGGCACTAATCTTACTCCGGGTGATCATAAGACATTAG